From Aspergillus luchuensis IFO 4308 DNA, chromosome 2, nearly complete sequence:
GATGAGACATACTACTATACAAGAACAGCATAGAGATGTATATACTGTACGGGTACCAATGAACAGGTTCATTGTTCCAATGTATAATTGCATGCGTAAATATAATGAAGCCAGGTGACAAGTCCTATGATGCAAGGAGTCATCACATTGTCGCCATAATCCTCCGAGAAATGACAACAAACTCAACAGATGTGGGTGGAAGGCAAAccacccacatccacaccccaCGCTGACTAAGGTCCCCACAATCGGCCACTTTTCAAGCTTTTGCCCAGGACTCATGCATTTGCAGCTAGCTGCTGCAGGCCGGAAGTCACGACTGaagcaaggagaagaaggcagctGACAAGGAGGAAAGAGTTAAGCCTGATCCCAGCACACCAAGTCTAAGTAAAGACCTCAGGCACTAGACTACCAATTCCTTAAAGACCCAGAAAGCGTCCTGGAAGCAACAACCAAAATCCGTAAAATAATTTACGTAGTCTTCCCCGTGTAACTCCTTACCCATCCCTTCACTACCATCACTGcatggatagatggataaaCGAAACTCGTCCTCAAAACGTAAGCTTCTCAAAAACTGCACTACGAATTGCCGATTCACATACACAGAATCAGTCAACATCTGCAGGAAAGGATAAAATCTTATCCTAGCGGAGTAAATCAATTCCGCTACTACGCCTGCGTGACCAGTCCGAACCGGAGTTTGGTGGTTTAACTTCCGGGAGTAACCTTGCATTGCTGGCCAGTCAgcaagtacgtagtagtagcttgAGAAAGCCAAGTAATCGGGCCATGTGCTGAATTCTTTCTGACAGCTTGTAGATCAGTAAGTGCATAGGTTTCTATGTCTACAATTTGCAATAATAAATTGTATCGAAGTGAACgagtaataaaaaataaagacaTCCCGGCAATGCAATAAATCCCGTGCAAGCATCCCGGGAAAGGCGCAAGTAGCGAACCGGACGCCGTGAATCCTTCCCGATAGCAGCTAAAATCGGCGGACATCGGGCCAGCCGATCGGGCCAGTAACTGCACAATGTAGGCGTGGTCTGACActagcagcaacaaccacaccactACGGGTGCTATTCCTTTACATTCCCCCCTTCGCTTTGCCGATACTATCAAACCATAGTATCGGACGGGCCACTTTCTCGGGGGGAATCGCTTTGGCAGCTCTCGAATTGAAATTGCCGCGATCCATCGAATAGCTATCTACTAATGAAAAAGTTATGTCGAAATTTTTTCAATGTGGGTTTAgttccattcccatccctACCTCTTTTCGGAGTGAGTATATAACTACGGCGGGCCCTGAGAGGGATAAACTCTTTATCCCCTGGGTTCTTtggttcctttttcttttttccctttcgcTTGaggtcttttcttctatacTTCTATGCTAGACTATACTTCTGCtgattatctttttcttttcgctgTATTCAAGTCTTGTTTACTTTGATCGATGTTTCAGATTCATATATTGTGTCTTTGTTTGCTTCGCTGCTGTGCACGCTCATATCGTTATATGTCTATATACATGCTCGCCATCTATATCTAACATCTAGAAGGTCTATGCTCGCCAAGGTCGTCTCCGAAAGCAACACGCCAAATCGACTCTGAGAAAAAATATATGCAAAGTTGGAATCGGATGAGGAACAACGCAAATGAGGATGGAAAGGGATTCGTGTCATCGGTTTACTCTTCAATGGGCGGACGCCAGCTCCGTCCTTGCCAGTGTACGATCATAGTCGGAATGATACTGACACCCGCAACGAGTGCCGCACAAATGCCAGCACTCGGTGCTACACCAACACTCTCAAACATGGATGGGAACCTAAACGACACCGATTAGCATTTGCCCATATGTGTCCAGCACAGAGATGCATCAGATACTTACCAGAACGGACCGAGGAATCCCCAAATTTGTCGGACAAACGTGATGTATACTCCGACACTGCCGGCTTCCTTGTGGTAACAATCCACTGCATACGTGACAAGAACAGTCGTTACGATTTGGTTGCCACCAGCGCAGATGGCAATGCCGACGACCGGCTTTACGTTCCAGTGACCCTCCGTCGACTCCTGGGTGCAGACAAGGAATACGATCAAGCCCACAATGCACAGGATGAAGCCGATGTAACTGAGCCACAGGCGGTATTCGGGTTCGGGCTTGCGGTGGATTTTCTTTGCACGCAGATTCATCCAGCGATCCGACAACACACCACCAAGCTGCTCACCCAAAAGAGATCCGATGATAGGACCTAGGAATTGGAGTCCCAGCTGTTCAGCATTCAGATCAAACTTAGTTTGCAGCAAACTGGGGATCTCCACAGTTGTCATTACATTGCCCAGACAGAACACCATGGCGTATGCGGCAGTGGGAATGGCAATACAAGGATGTGTGACCATGCCCAGGGGTCTGAAGAACTCCTTGAACGACAAGGGTGTAGGGTCAATGCGTCGGAGCTGAGCATATTCCCGTACCCAAGCGGGTTGCTCGGGGTTATGGTCACCTCCAATATACCGGGTCTCAGGACCCAGGAAGAGATACAAGATAAACTGGACACCGTTGATCTGAATGTTGGAATTAGGTCAGCGGAAGACTCTTCGTTGGACCAGTAACCCGACCGGGGTTATGGGAACACTTACAATTGCCAGGATCCAGTAAATCCATTGGTAGCCCAGCCGATACGTAACGAAGCCAAAGATGAAG
This genomic window contains:
- a CDS encoding putative MFS transporter (COG:G;~EggNog:ENOG410PHMC;~InterPro:IPR020846,IPR011701,IPR036259;~PFAM:PF07690;~TransMembrane:12 (i80-103o115-133i145-168o174-192i204-227o233-252i297-319o339-361i382-401o416-436i448-467o479-500i);~go_function: GO:0022857 - transmembrane transporter activity [Evidence IEA];~go_process: GO:0055085 - transmembrane transport [Evidence IEA]); its protein translation is MSGAMEMHPSQTPAKEDVDFVESTEAGIPSTYADIVSSELSKAHRDYLMERHGTLELDPIPSMDPADPYNWPSWKKIANLLLVAFHACMGTFAAAGIIPAYQTIATDFGVSVNDASYLTSIQIAVLGVAPIFWKPLSNRWGRRPIFLLSLICSLVCNVGCAESTSYASTAVCRALQAFFISPASAIGSAVVMETTFKKDRARYMGIWTLLITLGIPSGPFIFGFVTYRLGYQWIYWILAIINGVQFILYLFLGPETRYIGGDHNPEQPAWVREYAQLRRIDPTPLSFKEFFRPLGMVTHPCIAIPTAAYAMVFCLGNVMTTVEIPSLLQTKFDLNAEQLGLQFLGPIIGSLLGEQLGGVLSDRWMNLRAKKIHRKPEPEYRLWLSYIGFILCIVGLIVFLVCTQESTEGHWNVKPVVGIAICAGGNQIVTTVLVTYAVDCYHKEAGSVGVYITFVRQIWGFLGPFWFPSMFESVGVAPSAGICAALVAGVSIIPTMIVHWQGRSWRPPIEE